A part of Indicator indicator isolate 239-I01 chromosome 15, UM_Iind_1.1, whole genome shotgun sequence genomic DNA contains:
- the QARS1 gene encoding glutamine--tRNA ligase — protein MAAAAAAAGTMAAEAEEVLGLFTGIGLSEAKARETLRNGALSAQLRQAVIQARSALGPTLDKATGTLLYNAAARLRDPKHLSFLVGYIARREILTDLQLSAALEYVRSHPLEPLDAADFEQACGVGVHVTPEQIEEAVEAVINKHRAELLAERYHFNMGLLMGEARSRLQWADGKTIKNEVDLQVLHLLGPKTEADLEKKPKAAKARVIPAEKQKVAVMENGEVGTETRSLLEQLRGEALKFHKPGENYKTEGYVVTPNTMALLKQHLAITGGQVRTRFPPEPNGILHIGHAKAINFNFGYAKANGGVCFLRYDDTNPEKEEEKYFTAIREMVEWLGYQPYAVTHASDYFDQLYTWALELIRRGQAYVCHQKVEEIKGHNPPPSPWRDRPVEESLLLFEDMRKGKFGEGEATLRMKLVMEDGKMDPVAYRVKFTPHHRTGDKWCIYPTYDYTHCLCDSIEHITHSLCTKEFQARRSSYFWLCNALDVYCPVQWEYGRLNLLYTVVSKRKIIRLVETGAVRDWDDPRLFTLTALRRRGFPPEAVNNFCARVGVTVAQATMEPHLLEACAREVLNEQAPRTMAVLEPLKVTITNFPAPKALEVLVPNFPADESRGFHKVPFQSTVYIEETDFREEADKGYKRLAPGQPVGLRHAGYVITVQNIIKDATGHVIELEVTCTKSDVAEKPKAFIHWVSEPLVCEVRLYERLFLHKNPEDPSEVPGGFLSDLNPDSLHVVRNALVDRSVLSAQPFDKFQFERLGYFSVDPDSKEGKMVFNRTVTLKEDPGKA, from the exons atggcggcggcggcggcggcggcggggactATGGCGGCAGAAGCGGAGGAAGTGCTGGGGCTCTTCACCGGCATTGGCCTCAGCGAGGCCAAAGCACGGGAGACGCTGCGCAACGGGGCGCTCAGCGCACAGCTCCGTCAGGCTGTGATACAG GCTCGGAGCGCGCTGGGCCCGACACTGGACAAAGCCACCGGGACACTGTTGTACAACGCGGCTGCCCGCCTCAGGGACCCGAAGCACCTCAGTTTCCTCGTCGGCTACATCGCCCGTCGGGAGATCCTCACTGACTTGCAGCTCAGTG ccgCTCTGGAGTACGTGAGGAGCCACCCGCTGGAGCCCCTGGACGCAGCAGACTTTGAGCAGGCCTGTGGTGTGGGGGTGCATGTCACCCCCGAGCAGATCGAGGAGGCA GTGGAGGCTGTGATCAACAAGCACCGAGCAGAGTTGCTAGCAGAGCGCTACCACTTCAACATGGGGCTGCTGATGG GGGAGGCACGGAGCCGGCTGCAGTGGGCTGATGGGAAGACCATCAAGAATGAGGTGGACCTGCAG GTGCTACATTTGCTGGGCCCGAAGACAGAAGCTGACctggaaaagaaaccaaag gctgcaaaggCACGTGTGATCCcggcagagaagcagaaggtgGCTGTGATGGAGAATG GTGAAGTGGGCACAGAGACACGatcactgctggagcagctgcggGGAGAAGCCCTCAAGTTTCACAAGCCAG GCGAGAACTACAAGACAGAGGGCTATGTGGTGACACCCAACACCATGGCTCTACTGAAGCAGCACCTGGCAATCACGGGTGGGCAG GTGCGGACACGGTTCCCTCCTGAGCCTAACGGGATCCTGCACATTGGCCATGCCAAGGCCATCAACTTCAACTTTGGCTACGCCAAG GCCAACGGTGGTGTGTGCTTCCTGCGCTATGATGATACCAACcctgagaaggaagaggagaagtaCTTCACAGCCATCCGGGAGATGGTGGAGTGGCTGG GCTACCAACCCTATGCAGTGACCCATGCATCAGATTACTTTGACCAGCTCTACACCTGGGCCCTGGAGCTCATCCGCAG GGGACAGGCCTATGTCTGCCATCAGAAAGTTGAGGAGATCAAGGGCCATaacccaccaccctcaccatggCGGGACCGGCCTGTGGAGGAGTCACTCCTACTCTTTGAG GACATGCGAAAGGGCaagtttggggagggggaggccaCGCTGAGGATGAAGCTCGTGATGGAGGATGGGAAGATGGATCCTGTTGCCTACCGTGTCAAGTTCACTCCACACCACCGCACTGGGGACAAGTG GTGCATTTACCCCACATATGACTACACACACTGCCTCTGTGACTCTATTGAGCACATCACACACTCCCTCTGCACCAAGGAGTTCCAGGCCAG GCGCTCCTCCTACTTCTGGCTATGCAATGCACTGGATGTCTATTGCCCTGTGCAGTGGGAGTATGGGCGCCTGAACCTGCTCTACACCGTGGTCTCCAAAAGGAAGATCATCCGGCTGGTGGAGACGGGTGCCGTGAG GGACTGGGATGACCCACGGCTCTTCACACTGACAGCCCTGCGCCGGCGAGGCTTTCCTCCTGAGGCTGTCAACAACTTCTGTGCTCGG GTTGGTGTGACAGTGGCCCAGGCAACAATGGAGCCACATCTGCTGGAGGCCTGTGCACGGGAGGTGCTGAATGAGCAGGCTCCCCGCACCATGGCTGTTTTAGAGCCCCTCAAGGTCACAATCACCAACTTCCCTGCCCCAAAG GCACTTGAGGTCCTTGTACCCAACTTTCCAGCTGATGAGAGCCGAGGTTTTCACAAAGTGCCCTTCCAGTCCACTGTCTACATCGAGGAGACAGACTTCAGGGAG GAGGCAGACAAGGGCTACAAGCGCCTGGCCCCAGGACAGCCAGTGGGGCTGCGCCATGCTGGCTATGTCATCACTGTCCAGAACATCATCAAG GATGCTACTGGGCATGTGATTGAGCTGGAGGTGACCTGCACTAAGTCAGATGTGGCAGAGAAACCCAAAGCCTTCATCCACTGGGTGTCGGAGCCACTGGTGTGTGAAGTACGTCTCTACGAGCGGCT GTTTTTGCACAAAAATCCCGAGGACCCATCGGAGGTGCCTGGTGGCTTTCTGAGCGACCTCAACCCT
- the SLC6A8 gene encoding sodium- and chloride-dependent creatine transporter 1 isoform X2, with amino-acid sequence MDFIMSCVGFAVGLGNVWRFPYLCYKNGGGVFLIPYLLIVFVGGIPVFFLEVALGQFMKQGGIAAWNIAPLFKGLGLASMVIVFFCNSYYIMILVWGLFYLVHSLTDTLPWATCGHAWNTEQCAELFHLELCHNSSTNASAGTGTFNFSCTDLASKRSPVIEFWENKVLRLSGDLSEPGEMNWQMILCLVTTWVIVYFCIWKGVKSTGKIVYFTALFPYVVLILLLVHGVTLPGALGGIVYYLKPDWSKLAEAQVWIDAGTQIFFSYAIGLGALTALGSYNRFHNNCYSSTSFFAGFVVFSVLGFMASEQGVDISKVAESGPGLAFIAYPKAVTLMPLSPLWATLFFFMLLVLGLDSQFVGVEGFITGILDLFPQPGAGSLRRELTAAVCCIVCCLIDLSMVTQGGMYVFQLFDNYSASGITLLWQAFWECVVIAWVYGADRFMDDVARMIGYRPLPIMKWCWAVVTPMVCMGIFVFHVVNYKPLTYNKTYVYPWWGDAIGWVLALSSMLCIPCTVLYKLLRCKGSLRERWQLLTTPIWGHHHLEYLTPEAEAKLLAPEPPKEKATLFETVI; translated from the exons ATGGATTTCATCATGTCCTGCGTGGGTTTCGCTGTGGGGCTGGGCAATGTCTGGCGCTTCCCCTACCTGTGCTACAAGAACGGCGGAG GTGTCTTCCTCATCCCCTACTTGCTCATCGTCTTCGTGGGTGGCATCCCTGTCTTCTTCCTGGAAGTGGCCCTGGGGCAGTTCATGAAGCAGGGGGGCATCGCCGCCTGGAACATTGCCCCCCTTTTCAAGG GTCTGGGCTTAGCCTCCATGGTGATTGTCTTCTTCTGCAACTCCTACTACATCATGATCCTGGTGTGGGGGCTCTTCTACCTGGTGCACTCTCTGACAGACACCCTGCCCTGGGCCACCTGTGGCCATGCCTGGAACACAGAGCAGTGTGCTGAGCTCTtccacctggagctctgccaCAATAGCAGCACCAATGCCAGTGCTGGTACCGGGACCTTCAATTTCAGCTGCACTGACCTCGCCAGCAAGCGTTCACCCGTCATTGAGTTTTGGGA GAACAAAGTGCTGCGGCTCTCTGGGGACCTCAGTGAACCAGGGGAGATGAACTGGCAGATGATCCTCTGCTTGGTCACCACCTGGGTCATTGTCTACTTCTGCATCTGGAAGGGCGTCAAGTCAACTGGGAAG ATTGTCTACTTCACGGCACTCTTCCCCTACGTggtcctcatcctgctgctggtcCATGGAGTGACACTGCCTGGAGCACTGGGTGGCATTGTCTACTACCTGAAACCTGACTGGTCCAAGCTGGCTGAAGCACAG GTCTGGATTGATGCTGGCACCCAGATCTTCTTCTCCTATGCCATCGGGCTGGGTGCCCtgactgccctgggcagctacAACCGCTTCCATAACAACTGCTACAG CTCCACCAGCTTCTTTGCGGGCTTTGTTGTCTTCTCCGTGCTGGGCTTCATGGCCTCTGAGCAAGGTGTGGACATCTCCAAAGTGGCTGAGTCCG GCCCTGGGCTGGCTTTCATCGCCTACCCCAAAGCTGTGACACTGATGCCCTTGTCCCCACTCTGGGCCACGCTCTTCTTCTTCatgctccttgtgctggggtTGGACAGCCAG tttgtCGGTGTGGAGGGTTTCATCACGGGCATCCTGGACCTGTTCCCCCAGCCAGGGGCTGGCTCGCTGCGCCGTGAGCTCACTGCTGCGGTCTGCTGCATCGTCTGCTGCCTCATCGATCTCTCCATGGTCACGCAG GGCGGCATGTACGTGTTCCAGCTCTTTGACAACTACTCAGCCAGTGGGATCACGCTGCTGTGGCAGGCTTTCTGGGAGTGCGTGGTCATTGCCTGGGTCTACG gtgctgacCGCTTCATGGATGACGTGGCCCGCATGATTGGCTACCGGCCCCTGCCCATCATGaagtggtgctgggctgtggtgaCACCGATGGTCTGCATG GGCATCTTTGTGTTCCACGTGGTGAACTACAAGCCGCTGACATACAACAAGACATATGTGTACCCATGGTGGGGGGATGCTATCGGCTGGGTCCTGGCACTCTCCTCCATGCTCTGCATCCCCTGCACTGTCCTCTACAAGCTCCTGCGCTGCAAAGGCTCCCTGCGTGAG CGCTGGCAGCTCCTGACTACTCCAATCTGGGGCCACCATCACCTGGAGTACCTGACACCTGAAGCAGAGGCCAAGCTGCTGGCCCCGGAACCCCCCAAGGAGAAGGCGACACTCTTCGAGACTGTGATCTGA
- the SLC6A8 gene encoding sodium- and chloride-dependent creatine transporter 1 isoform X1, which produces MDFIMSCVGFAVGLGNVWRFPYLCYKNGGGVFLIPYLLIVFVGGIPVFFLEVALGQFMKQGGIAAWNIAPLFKGLGLASMVIVFFCNSYYIMILVWGLFYLVHSLTDTLPWATCGHAWNTEQCAELFHLELCHNSSTNASAGTGTFNFSCTDLASKRSPVIEFWENKVLRLSGDLSEPGEMNWQMILCLVTTWVIVYFCIWKGVKSTGKIVYFTALFPYVVLILLLVHGVTLPGALGGIVYYLKPDWSKLAEAQVWIDAGTQIFFSYAIGLGALTALGSYNRFHNNCYRDAYILAVINSSTSFFAGFVVFSVLGFMASEQGVDISKVAESGPGLAFIAYPKAVTLMPLSPLWATLFFFMLLVLGLDSQFVGVEGFITGILDLFPQPGAGSLRRELTAAVCCIVCCLIDLSMVTQGGMYVFQLFDNYSASGITLLWQAFWECVVIAWVYGADRFMDDVARMIGYRPLPIMKWCWAVVTPMVCMGIFVFHVVNYKPLTYNKTYVYPWWGDAIGWVLALSSMLCIPCTVLYKLLRCKGSLRERWQLLTTPIWGHHHLEYLTPEAEAKLLAPEPPKEKATLFETVI; this is translated from the exons ATGGATTTCATCATGTCCTGCGTGGGTTTCGCTGTGGGGCTGGGCAATGTCTGGCGCTTCCCCTACCTGTGCTACAAGAACGGCGGAG GTGTCTTCCTCATCCCCTACTTGCTCATCGTCTTCGTGGGTGGCATCCCTGTCTTCTTCCTGGAAGTGGCCCTGGGGCAGTTCATGAAGCAGGGGGGCATCGCCGCCTGGAACATTGCCCCCCTTTTCAAGG GTCTGGGCTTAGCCTCCATGGTGATTGTCTTCTTCTGCAACTCCTACTACATCATGATCCTGGTGTGGGGGCTCTTCTACCTGGTGCACTCTCTGACAGACACCCTGCCCTGGGCCACCTGTGGCCATGCCTGGAACACAGAGCAGTGTGCTGAGCTCTtccacctggagctctgccaCAATAGCAGCACCAATGCCAGTGCTGGTACCGGGACCTTCAATTTCAGCTGCACTGACCTCGCCAGCAAGCGTTCACCCGTCATTGAGTTTTGGGA GAACAAAGTGCTGCGGCTCTCTGGGGACCTCAGTGAACCAGGGGAGATGAACTGGCAGATGATCCTCTGCTTGGTCACCACCTGGGTCATTGTCTACTTCTGCATCTGGAAGGGCGTCAAGTCAACTGGGAAG ATTGTCTACTTCACGGCACTCTTCCCCTACGTggtcctcatcctgctgctggtcCATGGAGTGACACTGCCTGGAGCACTGGGTGGCATTGTCTACTACCTGAAACCTGACTGGTCCAAGCTGGCTGAAGCACAG GTCTGGATTGATGCTGGCACCCAGATCTTCTTCTCCTATGCCATCGGGCTGGGTGCCCtgactgccctgggcagctacAACCGCTTCCATAACAACTGCTACAG GGATGCCTACATCCTGGCTGTGATCAACAGCTCCACCAGCTTCTTTGCGGGCTTTGTTGTCTTCTCCGTGCTGGGCTTCATGGCCTCTGAGCAAGGTGTGGACATCTCCAAAGTGGCTGAGTCCG GCCCTGGGCTGGCTTTCATCGCCTACCCCAAAGCTGTGACACTGATGCCCTTGTCCCCACTCTGGGCCACGCTCTTCTTCTTCatgctccttgtgctggggtTGGACAGCCAG tttgtCGGTGTGGAGGGTTTCATCACGGGCATCCTGGACCTGTTCCCCCAGCCAGGGGCTGGCTCGCTGCGCCGTGAGCTCACTGCTGCGGTCTGCTGCATCGTCTGCTGCCTCATCGATCTCTCCATGGTCACGCAG GGCGGCATGTACGTGTTCCAGCTCTTTGACAACTACTCAGCCAGTGGGATCACGCTGCTGTGGCAGGCTTTCTGGGAGTGCGTGGTCATTGCCTGGGTCTACG gtgctgacCGCTTCATGGATGACGTGGCCCGCATGATTGGCTACCGGCCCCTGCCCATCATGaagtggtgctgggctgtggtgaCACCGATGGTCTGCATG GGCATCTTTGTGTTCCACGTGGTGAACTACAAGCCGCTGACATACAACAAGACATATGTGTACCCATGGTGGGGGGATGCTATCGGCTGGGTCCTGGCACTCTCCTCCATGCTCTGCATCCCCTGCACTGTCCTCTACAAGCTCCTGCGCTGCAAAGGCTCCCTGCGTGAG CGCTGGCAGCTCCTGACTACTCCAATCTGGGGCCACCATCACCTGGAGTACCTGACACCTGAAGCAGAGGCCAAGCTGCTGGCCCCGGAACCCCCCAAGGAGAAGGCGACACTCTTCGAGACTGTGATCTGA